ACCAGGCGGCGATGGGGACGCCCAGGGTGGTGAGGAAGCCCATGAACTGGCCGAGGAAGTCGTCGGCGACGAACACGATGTAGACCGAGCCGGCGATCATGAGGACGCCGTCTATGAGCGCGGCCAGGTAGCGGGGGATGCGCAGGCCCGCGGAGAGCAGGGCGAGGCCGGAGGAGTAGATGTCGAGGACGGCGCCGCCGACCAGGCCGAGGACGGCGACGACGGCGAACGGCACCAGGAACCAGGTGGGCAGCAGGGTCGTGAGGGCGCCGATGGGGTCGGCGGCGACGGCGGTGCCGAGCCTGTCGGAGGAGCCCGCCAGCAGCAGGCCGAAGACCAGCAGGAGCAGGGGGGCCACCGACGCGCCGAAGGTGGTCCAGCCGATCACACCGCGGCTGGAAGAGCCGCGCGGCAGATAGCGGGAGTAGTCGGCGGCGGCGTTGACCCAGCCGAGGCCGAAGCCGGTCATCATGAACACGAGCGCGCCGATGAACTCCTGCGCGGAGCCCGCCGGGATCGCGCTGACGGTGCTCCAGTGGATGTGGTCGGCGACGAGGACGACGTAGACGACGGTGAGGACGCCCGTGACCACGGTGATCACCGTCTGCAGCCGCATGATCAGGTCGAAGCCCATGACTCCGCCGACGACGGTGAGCGCGCCGACGATGATCAGGGCGACGACCTTGGTCTCGGTCCCGCCTCCCCAGCCGAGGCGGGAGAAGACGGTGGCGGTGGCCATGGTGGCCAGCGCGCACAGCACGGTCTCCCAGCCGACGGTGAGGACCCAGGAGATCACCGAGGGCAGGCGGTTGCCGCGTACCCCGTAGGCGGCCCGGCCCAGCACCATCGTCGGCGCGGAGCCGCGTTTGCCGGCGACCGCGATGAAACCGCACAGCAGGAACGAGAAGACGATGCCGACGATCCCGGCGATCAGCGCCTGCCCGAAGGAGATCCCGAAGCCGAGCGCGAAGGCGCCGTAGCTGAGTCCGAGGATGGAGACGTTGGCTCCGAACCAGGGCCAGAACAGGGTGCGGGGCGTGCCCTTGCGCTCGGCGTCGCCGATCACGTCGAGCCCGTGCGTCTCCACCTGGAGCTGCCGGGCCGCCGCTCTGCCCTCGGGGTTGTCCGGGGACCCTGCCATCGACGACCTCCCGTGTCGCGCGCGTGATGGCTGGAGGCTAAGTCGGGGCCGGTCGGCCGTCAATGATCAATGGGGACCGCCGCGCCGCGCTCGCCCCGGACCGCGCGGGGCGATGCCGCCTCGGGAGCCTCAGCGCGCCCAGAACGGCAGCGGTGCGCAGACGTTCGCGCAGGTGTAGCCGCCAGGCATGAGCAGGCCCGCGTCGTCCTCGTTGTTGTCGCCGCCGGCGAAGTGGACCTCGGGGACCCAGCCCCAGCGGCCGTTGTCCGCCATGGTGCTGCCCCACCAGTTGTTCTCGGCGGTGCCGTCCCGGACGGTCTGGCCCTTCATCTCGGTGACTGACCGGTTCGCCGCGTGCCCTGTTCGAGGTGGCCGACGACGAGGGCGCCCGGTGAGCGGGAGGCCAACACCGGGACATGCCCGCGGGTGAGGTTGCAGTGCAGGACGGTGGTGCCCGGCCACACCCGGCCGGAGAGCGGATCGGTGAGGTCCCGCTCGACGGGGCCGTGGCAGGGGACGTCGTCGGTCGCGTGGGCGGCGGGAGCGGTCAGGGCCGCCAGGGCGGCGAGCGCCGCTGGCGGCCCGTGAGGAGTCCGCGCTTGATGTGGATCACGCAGAAGGGAACGACCCCTCGCCCGGGGGTCACGGCGGTGTGGGTCAGGCGGGGGTCTCGGTCCGGTCGGGCGCGGCCCAGTGGGTGTGGAAGGCGCCGGGGCGGTCGGTGCGGAGGTAGGTGTGGGCGCCGAAGTAGTCGCGCTGACCCTGCAGGAGGGCGGCGGGCAGGCGGTCGGCGCGCAGGGTGTCGTAGTGGGCGAGCGCGGCGGAGAAGGCGGGGACGGGGATGCCGCGGCGGGCCGCGGAGGCGACGGTCTCCCGCCAGGGCACCTGCGCGTCGGTGATCTCCATGGCGAACTCCATCTCGCCGAGCAGGCTGACCAGTTCGCGGTCGGCGGCGTACGCGGCGCGGATGCGGTCGAGGAAGGAGGCGCGGATGATGCAGCCGCCGCGCCAGATCTTCGCGACCGTGCCGAGGTCGATCTTCCAGCCGTACTCGGCGGCCGCGTCCTGGATCATCTTCAGCCCCTGGTCGTAGGCGATGACCTTGGAGGCGTACAGGGCGTGCTCCACCTGGGAGGTGAAGCGTTCGGCCTCGGTACGGCTGAGCGCGGGCCGGGTGCCGCCGGGCAGCCCGGCGTAGGCGGCGCGCAGTTCGCTCTGGCCGGAGGCGGCGCGGGCGAAGGTGGCCTGGGCAATGGCGGTGACGGGCGAGGCCAGGTCGAGCGCGGTCTGCACGGTCCAGCGGCCGGTGCCCTTCTGGCCGGCGGCGTCGGCGACGATGTCGACGAAGGGGGCCCCGGTCTCGGCGTCGGTGTGGGCGAGGACCTCGGCGGTGATCTCCACCAGGTAGGAGCCGAGGCGGCCCCGGTTCCAGCTGCGGAAGACGTCCGCGATCTCGGCGGGCGTGTACCCGGCGACCTGGCGGAGCAGGTCATAGGCCTCGGCGATGAGCTGCATGTCGGCGTACTCGATGCCGTTGTGGACCATCTTGACGAAATGCCCGGCGCCGTCGCTGCCGATGTGGGCGGCACAGGGCTCGCCGTCGACCTTGGCGCTGATCCTTTCGAACATCGGCCCGAGGACGTCGTACGCCTCCGCCGAGCCGCCGACCATGATCGACGGTCCCTCCAGCGCGCCCTCCTCGCCGCCGGAGACGCCGGTGCCGACGAAGTGCAGGCCCCTTTCGCGCAGGGCGGCCTCGCGGCGGCGGGTGTCGGAGTAGTGCGCGTTACCGCCGTCGATGATCATGTCGCCGGGCTCCAGCAGCGGGGCGAACTCGTCGATGACGGCGTCGGTGGCCGCTCCCGCCTGGACCATGATCATGAGGCGGCGGGGGCGTTCGAGGGCGGCGACGAACTCCTCGGCCGTCTCGGCGGGCACGAACGCGCCCTCGTCGCCGTACACCTCGATCAGCGCGCGCGTGCGACTGGCCGAGCGGTTGTGGACGGCGACGGTGTAGCCGTTGCGGGCGAAGTTGCGCGCCAGGTTGCGGCCCATCACGCCCAGGCCGGTCACGCCGATGGCTGCGGTTGCGTTCATGGAGTTCGTCCCTTGAATCGGAGCGGTGGCGGGGCGGGCGTGCCCCATGCCCGTCAGGTACGGACGGGCGGCCGGATCGTCTCGATTTCCGCGGAGGCGGATGTGACGAACCCCGCTCAAACGATCGATCAACCAGGGTTTAACATATGAGCGCCGCCTAGCTCGAAAGATGGATCAGTGACTGCTGTCAACGACGACTCGTTCACCAACTGGAAGACCCGCGAGGAGATCGCGGAGTCGATGATCCCCCTCATCGGGAAGCTGCACCGCGAGCGGGACGTCACCGTCCTGCTGCACAGCCGCTCCCTGGTGAACAAGTCGGTGGTGAGCATCCTCAAGACCCACCGCTTCGCCCGGCAGATCGCCGGCGAGGAGCTGTCGGTCACCGAGACCATGCCGTTCCTGCGGGCGCTGACCGCGCTCGACCTCGGTCCCTCCCAGATCGACCTCGGCATGCTCGCCGCGACCTACCGCGGCGACGACCGCGGTCTGACGGTGGAGGAGTTCACCGCCGAGGCCGTCGCGGGTGCCACGGGCGCCAACAAGATCGAACGCGGCGAGGGCCGGGACGTCGTCCTGTACGGCTTCGGCCGCATCGGCCGGCTCGTGGCCCGCCTGCTCATCGAGAAGTCGGGCTCGGGCAACGGACTGCGGCTGCGCGCGATCGTGGTGCGCGGCGGCGGCGAGCAGGACATCGTCAAGCGGGCCTCGCTGCTGCGCCGGGACTCCATCCACGGGCAGTTCCAGGGCACCATCACCGTGGACGAGGCGTCGAGCACGATCTTCGCCAACGGCAACGCGATCAAGGTGATCTACGCCAACGACCCCTCCGAGGTCGACTACACCGCGTACGGCATCCGCAACGCGATCCTCATCGACAACACCGGCAAGTGGCGCGACCGCGAGGGCCTGTCGCAGCACCTGCGTCCCGGCATCGACAAGGTCGTGCTGACCGCGCCGGGCAAGGGCGACGTCCCGAACATCGTGCACGGCGTCAACCACGACACGATCAAGCCGGACGAGCAGATCCTGTCCTGCGCGTCCTGCACCACCAACGCGATCGTGCCGCCACTGAAAGCCATGGACGACGAGTACGGCGTGCTGCGCGGCCACGTGGAGACGGTCCACTCGTTCACCAACGACCAGAACCTGCTGGACAACTACCACAAGGCCGACCGCCGCGGCCGCTCGGCGCCGCTGAACATGGTCATCACCGAGACCGGCGCCGCCTCCGCCGTCGCCAAGGCTCTGCCCGACCTCAAGGCCCGGATCACCGGCAGCTCGATCCGCGTCCCGGTCCCGGACGTCTCGATCGCGATCCTCAACCTGCAGCTCGCCCGGGAGACCGACCGCGAGGAGGTCCTCGACCACCTCCGCGAGGTGTCGCTGACCTCGCCGCTCAAGCGCCAGATCGACTTCACCACCGCCCCCGACGCGGTCTCCAGCGACTTCATCGGCTCGCGGCACGCCTCCATCGTCGACGCCGGCGCGACCAAGGTGGAGGGCGACAACGCGATCCTCTACCTCTGGTACGACAACGAGTTCGGCTACTCCTGCCA
Above is a genomic segment from Streptomyces sp. SLBN-31 containing:
- a CDS encoding glyceraldehyde-3-phosphate dehydrogenase yields the protein MTAVNDDSFTNWKTREEIAESMIPLIGKLHRERDVTVLLHSRSLVNKSVVSILKTHRFARQIAGEELSVTETMPFLRALTALDLGPSQIDLGMLAATYRGDDRGLTVEEFTAEAVAGATGANKIERGEGRDVVLYGFGRIGRLVARLLIEKSGSGNGLRLRAIVVRGGGEQDIVKRASLLRRDSIHGQFQGTITVDEASSTIFANGNAIKVIYANDPSEVDYTAYGIRNAILIDNTGKWRDREGLSQHLRPGIDKVVLTAPGKGDVPNIVHGVNHDTIKPDEQILSCASCTTNAIVPPLKAMDDEYGVLRGHVETVHSFTNDQNLLDNYHKADRRGRSAPLNMVITETGAASAVAKALPDLKARITGSSIRVPVPDVSIAILNLQLARETDREEVLDHLREVSLTSPLKRQIDFTTAPDAVSSDFIGSRHASIVDAGATKVEGDNAILYLWYDNEFGYSCQVIRVVQHVSGVEYPTFPSPAA
- the gndA gene encoding NADP-dependent phosphogluconate dehydrogenase, which translates into the protein MNATAAIGVTGLGVMGRNLARNFARNGYTVAVHNRSASRTRALIEVYGDEGAFVPAETAEEFVAALERPRRLMIMVQAGAATDAVIDEFAPLLEPGDMIIDGGNAHYSDTRRREAALRERGLHFVGTGVSGGEEGALEGPSIMVGGSAEAYDVLGPMFERISAKVDGEPCAAHIGSDGAGHFVKMVHNGIEYADMQLIAEAYDLLRQVAGYTPAEIADVFRSWNRGRLGSYLVEITAEVLAHTDAETGAPFVDIVADAAGQKGTGRWTVQTALDLASPVTAIAQATFARAASGQSELRAAYAGLPGGTRPALSRTEAERFTSQVEHALYASKVIAYDQGLKMIQDAAAEYGWKIDLGTVAKIWRGGCIIRASFLDRIRAAYAADRELVSLLGEMEFAMEITDAQVPWRETVASAARRGIPVPAFSAALAHYDTLRADRLPAALLQGQRDYFGAHTYLRTDRPGAFHTHWAAPDRTETPA
- a CDS encoding cytosine permease, translated to MAGSPDNPEGRAAARQLQVETHGLDVIGDAERKGTPRTLFWPWFGANVSILGLSYGAFALGFGISFGQALIAGIVGIVFSFLLCGFIAVAGKRGSAPTMVLGRAAYGVRGNRLPSVISWVLTVGWETVLCALATMATATVFSRLGWGGGTETKVVALIIVGALTVVGGVMGFDLIMRLQTVITVVTGVLTVVYVVLVADHIHWSTVSAIPAGSAQEFIGALVFMMTGFGLGWVNAAADYSRYLPRGSSSRGVIGWTTFGASVAPLLLLVFGLLLAGSSDRLGTAVAADPIGALTTLLPTWFLVPFAVVAVLGLVGGAVLDIYSSGLALLSAGLRIPRYLAALIDGVLMIAGSVYIVFVADDFLGQFMGFLTTLGVPIAAWCGIMLADLALRRRDYDESDLYRPAGRYGDVPLTPLLLTVAATALGWGLVTNSAAHWLTWQGYLLQPFGLGGKSGAWAYANLGVLAALALGFLGTLALGRGRVRDQEAQAPSQADAGAVV